One segment of Drosophila mauritiana strain mau12 chromosome 3R, ASM438214v1, whole genome shotgun sequence DNA contains the following:
- the LOC117143714 gene encoding uncharacterized protein LOC117143714, with protein MDDKIILNDFSLTTLKDWLRILGQNTEGSKAELIARLQDIPTAVRGDCPPEHPQKNAPPRNDNFSSLDFQNCEINTDHVSVKAMNRKESTETGSERETNMFELQQLRAELAEAKAMLNGTRSSLQFQEQQQPEQSKATVSSVIQTAQFTQAGATKENTTFHSPQRSNERAESQRFPVDVLALAKETITDYDGKTCARAWITVVKNIARTFNIDDNHLRILLITKLKGNAQVWLHAHPARLIEPIDNLLDQLSLTFGEQSSKAEIRRKFESRKWKTEENFCSYYDEKMALSNGINIDDDELLDQVIEGIPLQNFRTQARIQCFSTPSEMLRAFSNIRLPARREPPLQPTDYKDAIRCANCNSRGHKADICKKPKREPGSCYACGQFGHLVAQCPTRKSVSTNNYNAS; from the exons ATGGACGATAAAATCATCCTGAACGACTTTTCGCTGACAACTCTAAAAGATTGGCTACGTATTCTGGGCCAAAATACGGAAGGCTCAAAAGCCGAATTAATCGCGAGGCTGCAAGACATCCCAACGGCAGTTCGGGGCGATTGTCCACCGGAGCACCCCCAGAAAAACGCTCCACCAAGAAACGACAATTTTTCTTCACTGGATTTCCAGAATTGTGAAATTAACACCGATCACGTAAGTGTGAAGGCGATGAACAGAAAAGAATCAACCGAAACTGGCAGTGAGAGGGAGACAAACATGTTCGAGCTACAGCAACTACGCGCAGAGCTAGCAGAAGCGAAGGCAATGCTTAACGGAACACGATCGAGCTTGCAGttccaagaacaacaacaaccagagcAAAGCAAGGCTACAGTTAGTTCCGTTATCCAGACGGCGCAGTTTACGCAGGCTGGCGCCACAAAAGAGAACACAACATTTCACTCGCCGCAGCGATCCAATGAGAGAGCGGAGAGCCAGCGTTTTCCAGTTGATGTTCTCGCTCTCGCCAAAGAGACGATAACCGATTACGATGGGAAAACTTGCGCGCGTGCCTGGATAACAGTGGTCAAAAATATCGCACGCACTTTCAACATCGATGACAACCATTTACGCATCTTACTCATCACTAAACTTAAAGGAAACGCGCAAGTCTGGTTACATGCGCACCCTGCTCGATTGATCGAACCAATTGACAATTTGCTTGATCAATTGTCATTGACTTTTGGCGAGCAATCATCCAAGGCTGAGATCCGGCGAAAATTCGAGAGTCGCAAGTGGAAAACCGAGGAGAATTTCTGCAGTTATTACGATGAGAAGATGGCTCTCTCAAACGGGATAAACATCGACGACGACGAACTACTGGACCAGGTGATAGAGGGCATACCGCTGCAAAATTTCCGTACCCAAGCACGGATTCAATGCTTCTCTACTCCATCGGAGATGCTACGCGCATTTTCGAACATCCGTTTGCCAGCTCGGAGGGAGCCACCTTTACAGCCAACCGACTACAAAGATGCCATACGATGCGCAAACTGTAATTCAAGAGGACACAAAGCTGACATCTGCAAGAAGCCCAAACGTGAACCAGGTTCGTGTTACGCCTGTGGACAATTTGGACACCTGGTGGCACAATGTCCCACAAGGAAGAGCGTTTCAACTAATAATTAT AATGCCTCATAG